Genomic window (Paenibacillus sp. PK3_47):
CCAGGGAAGGAACCATATCGTACTTTATCTTCAATCCGTTCATGACAATTTGCCAGCTATAGTTCTCCTTGCTGTTAACCTTCATTATTTTCCCGTTTCAGCAAATTGTCTGATACGCTCGCCCACTTGATCGCGGACCCGTTGGAAGACCGCCCATTTCTCCTCATCTGTACCCTGTGCTTTTGCCGGATCATCGAATCCCCAATGTTCACGTTTCACTTGAGGGGGAGTAACCGGGCATTTATCTGCCGCATCTCCACACAAAGTAATGACGAGATCGGAGCTGTTCAGCAGCTGCGGATCAATAATATCTGATGTTTGACCTGAGATATCAATACCGACTTCACTCATCGCTTGAACGGCTTTCGGATTCAAACCATGAGCCTCGATGCCGGCACTGTATACGTTCCATTCATTGCTCAAATATTTCTTGGCCCAGCCTTCCGCCATTTGGCTCCGGCAGGAGTTTCCTGTACACAAAAAGTAAATGGTTTTCTTATCCATGAGTCCCAATCTCCTTTGAGTTTAAAATAGGTTCAATGTTATATATAGACCAAGCAGTGTGATGAACAGCGTAGGGATCGTCAAAATAATGCCTGTTTTGAAATACGTTCCCCAGGATATCTTCACTCCTT
Coding sequences:
- the arsC gene encoding arsenate reductase (thioredoxin), which translates into the protein MDKKTIYFLCTGNSCRSQMAEGWAKKYLSNEWNVYSAGIEAHGLNPKAVQAMSEVGIDISGQTSDIIDPQLLNSSDLVITLCGDAADKCPVTPPQVKREHWGFDDPAKAQGTDEEKWAVFQRVRDQVGERIRQFAETGK